One part of the Rhizobium rhizogenes genome encodes these proteins:
- a CDS encoding SDR family oxidoreductase, which yields MSVSLFDLSGKTALVTGSSRGLGRAFAEGLANAGARVILNGVDAKRLEEAATAMRSAGRDVLTAAFDVTDEAAVIAAFERLDRDGIRVDILVNNAGIQFRKPMLELETADWRRVIDTNLTSAFLVGREAARRMAERGSGKIINIGSLTSELARATVAPYTVAKGGIKMLTKAMAAEWAEKGIQANAIGPGYMITDMNEALLANPEFDAWVKARTPARRWGRPEELAGTVIYFASAASDYVNGQIVYADGGMISVL from the coding sequence ATGAGCGTCTCACTATTCGATCTGAGCGGCAAGACGGCGCTGGTCACCGGTTCGTCCCGTGGTTTGGGGCGGGCCTTTGCCGAGGGGCTGGCGAATGCCGGCGCCCGGGTTATCCTCAATGGCGTCGACGCCAAGCGACTGGAAGAGGCGGCCACGGCGATGCGCTCGGCCGGCCGCGACGTGCTGACGGCGGCGTTTGACGTGACCGACGAAGCTGCTGTCATCGCAGCCTTCGAGCGGCTCGACCGGGACGGTATCCGGGTGGATATCCTCGTCAACAATGCCGGTATCCAGTTTCGCAAGCCGATGCTTGAACTGGAGACCGCCGACTGGCGCCGGGTGATCGATACCAATCTGACCTCGGCCTTCCTTGTTGGCCGGGAGGCGGCGAGGCGGATGGCGGAGCGCGGTTCCGGCAAGATCATCAACATCGGATCGCTGACCTCCGAACTCGCCCGGGCAACGGTTGCGCCTTACACCGTGGCGAAAGGCGGCATCAAGATGCTGACCAAGGCCATGGCGGCAGAGTGGGCCGAAAAGGGCATTCAGGCCAATGCGATCGGCCCCGGCTACATGATCACGGATATGAACGAGGCCCTGCTCGCCAACCCGGAATTCGACGCCTGGGTCAAGGCGCGCACGCCGGCGCGGCGCTGGGGCCGGCCCGAAGAACTGGCGGGAACCGTCATCTATTTTGCGTCCGCAGCGTCCGACTACGTCAATGGCCAGATCGTCTATGCCGATGGCGGCATGATTTCCGTGTTGTAG
- a CDS encoding mandelate racemase/muconate lactonizing enzyme family protein, whose translation MKITAIKTFRAEEFSNVLWVHVETDQGVTGLGETFYGAAAVEAHIHDTLASRLVGRNPLHIEALHREMLNLPMAHASTGAEHRAASAIDIALWDLFGKVCGQPVHQMLGGLCVEKMRVYNTCAGSRYVRTKKIKPVDTWNLGEEAGPYEDLDGFMNRAGELAEDLLSNGITAMKIWPFDPPAMENRGLFITAEQMKTAIKPFELVRKAVGDKMDIMVEFHSLWNLPVAKQIARALEPFKPTWYEDPIRMNSPQALAEYAHSTDVWTCASETLGTRFAYKDYLDRDAAHVVMADLCWTGGLTEGRKIAAMAETYHRPFAPHDCIGPVGFAAAIHMSFSQPNTLIQESVRAFYKGWYRELVTEVPRIEGGFVYPMEGPGLGTELQPSFFERSDLSVRVSEL comes from the coding sequence ATGAAGATAACTGCGATCAAGACTTTTCGTGCAGAGGAGTTCTCCAATGTTCTCTGGGTGCATGTGGAGACGGATCAGGGCGTTACCGGCCTCGGCGAAACCTTTTACGGGGCGGCGGCCGTTGAGGCCCACATCCACGATACGCTGGCAAGCCGGCTCGTGGGCCGCAATCCGCTTCATATAGAGGCTCTTCACCGGGAAATGCTCAACCTGCCCATGGCGCATGCTTCGACGGGGGCGGAACATCGGGCCGCCTCCGCAATCGACATCGCGCTATGGGATCTGTTCGGCAAGGTGTGCGGGCAGCCCGTTCACCAGATGCTGGGCGGGCTCTGCGTGGAGAAGATGCGCGTCTACAATACCTGCGCCGGAAGCCGCTATGTGCGGACGAAGAAGATCAAGCCGGTCGACACCTGGAACCTGGGGGAAGAGGCGGGTCCTTACGAGGATCTCGACGGTTTCATGAACCGGGCGGGCGAACTGGCGGAGGATCTCCTGTCGAACGGCATCACGGCCATGAAGATCTGGCCGTTCGATCCTCCGGCGATGGAAAACCGCGGCCTGTTCATCACGGCGGAACAGATGAAGACGGCGATCAAGCCGTTCGAGCTGGTCCGCAAGGCCGTCGGCGACAAGATGGATATCATGGTCGAGTTCCACTCGCTGTGGAACCTGCCGGTTGCCAAGCAGATCGCGCGGGCGCTCGAACCGTTCAAGCCCACATGGTACGAAGATCCGATACGGATGAATTCGCCGCAGGCGCTTGCCGAATACGCGCATTCCACCGATGTGTGGACTTGCGCCTCCGAAACGCTCGGGACACGTTTTGCCTACAAGGACTATCTCGACCGCGACGCCGCCCATGTCGTCATGGCCGACCTGTGCTGGACGGGCGGTTTGACCGAGGGCCGCAAGATCGCGGCCATGGCGGAAACCTATCACCGGCCTTTTGCCCCGCATGACTGCATCGGCCCGGTCGGGTTCGCTGCGGCCATCCATATGAGCTTTTCGCAACCCAACACCCTCATCCAGGAAAGCGTGCGTGCCTTTTACAAGGGCTGGTATCGCGAACTGGTGACGGAGGTTCCGCGTATCGAGGGCGGCTTCGTTTACCCAATGGAAGGCCCCGGCCTCGGCACTGAGCTGCAACCGTCCTTCTTCGAACGCTCGGATCTGTCCGTGCGCGTCTCTGAACTCTGA
- a CDS encoding DctP family TRAP transporter solute-binding subunit, with protein MKLVSMKRAFGAGKQYLASCFGTGVTQDMARRGFGVGLCAAIAFAAMPATPILAQDVKVAKLGHGFADTHPRSAAMKYFAEEVAKATGGSVKVDVFGNSAIGSEEKMLMALQSGTIDFYMGALAPIATHEKELQIFDIPFLFATDAEAADVLDGPQGKRLLDNLADMKIHGLVWAGGAFRNLSNSKHPVASLADMKGLKVRVMQSPMALASFKALGMNAVPMAFTEVYTALETRALDGYEHPFVDMYANKMFEVQKYLTVTNHVYTPVALLSSAKFHDSLTPEQQSAVQAAAEKTRIFQREAELRDAGEALKKLEAEGMAATVMPPAELDAIRTAIEPVVTKARDVIGVEFVDQFYAEIAKHRK; from the coding sequence ATGAAACTCGTATCGATGAAGCGCGCATTCGGCGCGGGAAAACAATATCTGGCATCGTGCTTCGGCACGGGCGTCACGCAGGATATGGCGCGGCGCGGCTTCGGTGTCGGCCTGTGTGCGGCGATTGCCTTTGCCGCCATGCCGGCGACGCCGATCCTTGCCCAGGACGTCAAGGTGGCAAAGCTAGGCCATGGCTTCGCCGACACCCATCCACGCTCGGCGGCAATGAAATATTTTGCCGAGGAAGTGGCGAAGGCAACCGGCGGCAGCGTCAAAGTCGATGTCTTCGGCAATTCCGCAATCGGCTCCGAAGAAAAGATGTTGATGGCGCTCCAGTCGGGAACCATCGACTTCTACATGGGTGCACTCGCGCCAATCGCCACCCATGAGAAGGAACTTCAGATCTTTGACATTCCTTTCCTCTTCGCGACCGATGCCGAGGCAGCGGACGTGCTCGACGGCCCACAGGGAAAACGCCTGCTCGACAACCTTGCCGACATGAAAATCCACGGCCTTGTCTGGGCCGGCGGCGCGTTCCGCAATCTATCGAACAGCAAGCACCCGGTGGCATCGCTCGCCGATATGAAGGGGCTGAAGGTTCGGGTCATGCAAAGCCCCATGGCGCTCGCAAGCTTCAAGGCGCTTGGCATGAACGCCGTGCCAATGGCGTTCACCGAGGTCTACACGGCGCTGGAAACAAGGGCGCTCGATGGCTATGAGCATCCTTTCGTGGACATGTATGCGAACAAGATGTTCGAGGTGCAGAAATATCTGACAGTCACCAATCACGTCTATACGCCGGTGGCGCTGCTTTCTTCCGCGAAGTTCCATGATTCGCTGACGCCGGAACAGCAGAGTGCCGTTCAGGCCGCGGCAGAGAAAACACGCATCTTCCAGCGCGAGGCCGAATTGCGCGATGCCGGCGAAGCCCTGAAGAAACTCGAGGCCGAGGGCATGGCGGCGACGGTAATGCCGCCAGCGGAACTCGATGCGATCCGCACGGCGATCGAGCCGGTCGTTACCAAGGCGAGGGACGTGATCGGCGTCGAGTTCGTCGACCAGTTTTATGCCGAGATCGCCAAACACAGAAAATAA
- the dgoD gene encoding galactonate dehydratase: MKITKLTTYIVPPRWLFLKIETDEGITGWGEPVVEGRALTVQAAVHELEDYLIGKDPFLIEDHWTVMYRGGFYRGGAVHMSAIAGIDQALWDIKGKALGQPVHALLGGQCRDRIKVYSWIGGDRPSDVAKNARDVVAAGFKAIKLNGAEELQIVDGNDKIDAIVATIGAVRDAVGPHIGIGADFHGRVHRPMAKVLARELEQFKLMFIEEPVLSENLEALKEIANHCSAPIALGERLYSRWDFKSVLSGGYVDIIQPDLSHAGGITECRKIATMAEAYDVALAPHCPLGPIALAACLQIDAVSHNAFIQEQSLGIHYNQGSDLLDYITNKDVFRYENGFVEIPQGPGLGIEVDEAHVIEMARQGHRWRNPLWRHQDGSVAEW; this comes from the coding sequence ATGAAGATCACAAAACTCACCACCTATATCGTTCCACCACGCTGGCTGTTCCTCAAGATCGAGACGGATGAGGGCATTACCGGCTGGGGCGAGCCCGTGGTCGAAGGCAGGGCACTGACGGTTCAGGCTGCCGTGCATGAGCTGGAGGATTACCTCATCGGCAAGGATCCGTTCCTGATCGAGGATCACTGGACGGTCATGTATCGCGGTGGCTTTTATCGGGGTGGCGCGGTCCATATGAGTGCCATTGCCGGGATCGATCAGGCGCTCTGGGATATCAAGGGCAAGGCGCTCGGCCAGCCGGTCCACGCGCTGCTTGGCGGCCAGTGCCGCGACAGGATCAAGGTCTATTCATGGATCGGCGGTGATCGCCCGAGTGACGTCGCGAAGAATGCGCGGGACGTCGTTGCCGCGGGATTCAAGGCGATCAAGCTGAATGGCGCTGAAGAGCTGCAGATTGTCGACGGCAACGACAAAATCGACGCCATCGTCGCGACGATAGGCGCCGTGCGCGATGCGGTGGGGCCGCATATCGGAATAGGCGCCGATTTCCATGGCCGGGTTCACAGGCCAATGGCCAAGGTGCTGGCACGGGAACTCGAGCAGTTCAAGCTGATGTTCATCGAAGAGCCGGTGCTTTCGGAAAATCTCGAGGCGCTGAAGGAAATTGCCAATCATTGCTCGGCGCCGATCGCGCTCGGCGAACGGCTTTACTCACGCTGGGATTTCAAATCCGTTCTCTCCGGCGGCTATGTCGATATCATCCAGCCTGATCTTTCGCATGCGGGCGGAATTACCGAATGCCGCAAGATTGCGACGATGGCGGAGGCTTATGACGTTGCCCTTGCGCCGCATTGCCCGCTTGGACCGATTGCTCTGGCCGCCTGCCTGCAAATCGATGCTGTCAGCCACAACGCGTTTATCCAGGAACAGAGCCTTGGTATTCACTACAATCAGGGCAGCGACCTTCTGGACTACATCACCAACAAGGATGTCTTCCGTTACGAGAACGGGTTTGTCGAAATACCGCAGGGTCCCGGCCTGGGTATTGAGGTTGATGAGGCGCATGTGATCGAAATGGCGAGGCAAGGCCATCGCTGGCGTAATCCGCTATGGCGCCATCAGGATGGTAGTGTCGCCGAATGGTAA
- a CDS encoding L-idonate 5-dehydrogenase: MLGVIIHAQKDLRIEPVASVAPAAGQVRIAVKAGGICGSDLHYYLHGGSGNIRVREPMALGHEMAGIIEECGAGVSHLVPGMRVSVNPSSPCYECEYCREGAHNQCMNMQFMGSAMRLPHAQGGFRQSITVSAAQAIPIADTVTMAEAAMAEPLAVVLHAMKQAGPLLGKRVLVTGCGPIGALCVLVARNAGAAEIVATDVGEFPLQVASRLGATAVLNMRTAPEALAPYATGKGTIDILFEASGNQAALNGALAAIRAGGIIVQLGLGGDVTLPINAIVTKELQLRGTFRFDGEFRQAVDLMNSGRIDLKPLVTHTLPFQEADEAFMLATDRSRAMKVQLSF; the protein is encoded by the coding sequence ATGTTAGGCGTTATCATTCACGCGCAGAAGGATCTGCGGATCGAGCCCGTGGCAAGCGTCGCCCCGGCTGCCGGTCAGGTTAGAATAGCGGTCAAGGCCGGGGGCATTTGCGGTTCCGATCTCCATTATTATCTGCATGGAGGCTCCGGCAACATCCGCGTGCGCGAACCGATGGCACTCGGTCACGAGATGGCGGGCATCATCGAGGAATGCGGCGCCGGCGTTTCGCATCTGGTGCCGGGCATGCGGGTATCGGTCAATCCGAGTTCACCGTGCTACGAGTGTGAATATTGCCGTGAAGGCGCCCATAACCAGTGCATGAACATGCAGTTCATGGGCAGCGCCATGCGCCTGCCGCATGCGCAGGGTGGTTTTCGCCAAAGCATTACCGTCAGTGCTGCCCAGGCTATTCCGATCGCCGACACCGTTACCATGGCGGAAGCGGCCATGGCCGAGCCGCTTGCGGTCGTTCTGCATGCCATGAAACAGGCGGGGCCGCTTCTGGGCAAGCGTGTGCTGGTGACGGGCTGCGGTCCTATCGGGGCTTTGTGTGTGCTGGTCGCGCGCAATGCAGGTGCTGCGGAGATCGTCGCAACGGATGTGGGCGAATTCCCGCTGCAGGTTGCCAGCAGACTCGGCGCCACCGCGGTTCTCAACATGAGGACGGCCCCGGAAGCGCTTGCGCCCTACGCCACGGGCAAGGGTACGATCGACATATTGTTTGAAGCATCGGGCAATCAGGCTGCACTCAATGGCGCGCTTGCGGCCATTCGTGCCGGCGGCATCATCGTCCAGCTCGGACTTGGCGGTGATGTGACCCTGCCGATCAATGCGATCGTCACCAAGGAATTGCAGTTACGCGGCACCTTCCGATTCGACGGTGAATTCCGGCAGGCCGTCGATCTGATGAACTCCGGCCGCATCGATCTGAAACCGCTCGTAACCCACACATTGCCTTTTCAGGAGGCTGATGAGGCCTTCATGCTGGCCACCGACCGGTCGCGGGCGATGAAGGTACAATTGTCGTTCTGA
- a CDS encoding FadR/GntR family transcriptional regulator has translation MTKAVGQVFEEDIGLVERAIVDVRAYMRENQLRPGSPMPSETAMAAKLDVSRSVAREAFRALAALGILEVSSGRRARVAAPDAIPLSMILDHTVTTKQLSVQQVLDVRRTLELRTASLASLRRTDAQARELLQIVEDMFNALETPEAVMELDIRFHELIAQASGNSLYGIIVGSFRVVTQQTWHIGWRSRATLENRTENIRCHQRIAEAISLQNMEMAEAAMTEHFDSAVGVLLRAGVN, from the coding sequence ATGACAAAAGCTGTAGGACAGGTTTTCGAAGAAGATATAGGTCTCGTTGAGCGAGCCATAGTCGACGTGCGCGCCTATATGCGCGAAAACCAGCTTCGGCCGGGCAGCCCCATGCCAAGCGAAACAGCCATGGCCGCCAAGCTCGACGTTTCCCGGTCCGTGGCGCGGGAGGCCTTTCGTGCCCTTGCCGCGCTTGGAATCCTGGAAGTCAGCTCCGGTCGCCGGGCGCGTGTTGCCGCACCGGATGCGATACCGCTCAGCATGATTCTCGATCATACCGTGACAACGAAGCAGCTCAGCGTTCAGCAGGTTCTCGACGTTCGGCGCACGCTTGAGCTGCGCACGGCAAGCCTTGCGTCGCTGCGCCGGACGGACGCGCAGGCGCGGGAGCTTCTCCAGATCGTGGAAGACATGTTCAACGCGCTCGAAACACCGGAGGCGGTGATGGAACTCGACATTCGTTTCCACGAACTGATCGCCCAGGCTTCCGGCAACTCCCTTTATGGAATCATCGTCGGCTCTTTCCGCGTCGTAACGCAGCAGACCTGGCATATCGGCTGGCGTAGCCGCGCCACTCTGGAGAACCGCACGGAAAACATCCGCTGCCACCAGAGGATCGCTGAAGCGATCAGCCTGCAGAATATGGAGATGGCGGAGGCTGCCATGACCGAGCATTTCGACTCGGCCGTCGGCGTCCTGCTTCGGGCGGGCGTCAACTGA
- a CDS encoding TRAP transporter large permease has protein sequence MIVFVFIGSLLGLMALGMPVAFALIGCGLVMMLYMGITDPQIVIQNMWDGANSFPLLAVPFFMLAGELMNAGGMTRRIITMAMAWIGHIRGGLGYVAVLAAIVMASLSGSAVADAAALASVLIPLMRNAGYDINRSCGLISCGGIIAPVLPPSVGMIIFGVAGGVSITKLFLAGIVPGILMGLAIMLAWRWSIGRDNPGVEPRRNLAERLSETRKALWALVMPVVVIGGLKIGAFTPTEAAVIAAVYSLFVGVFVYREIKLSDLFGLMYRAAETTAVVMFLVAAAGVSAWLITTANIPQQLADMVQPFMDNKIILMAILMVIVLIVGTAMDFTPTVLILTPVLMPIVKQAGIDPVYFGVLFIMNNAIGLVTPPVGTVLNVVCGVARVPMTGVIKGVVPFMVAQIAVLVLLVIFPQIVLWPLAMMSR, from the coding sequence ATGATCGTTTTTGTCTTCATAGGCTCGCTTCTTGGCCTGATGGCGCTCGGCATGCCGGTTGCGTTCGCGCTGATCGGATGCGGTCTTGTGATGATGCTCTATATGGGCATCACCGATCCGCAGATCGTCATCCAGAACATGTGGGACGGCGCCAACAGCTTTCCCCTGCTTGCCGTTCCCTTCTTCATGCTGGCCGGTGAACTGATGAATGCCGGCGGCATGACCCGGCGCATCATTACCATGGCCATGGCGTGGATCGGACATATTCGCGGCGGCCTCGGTTATGTCGCGGTTCTGGCCGCCATCGTCATGGCGTCGCTTTCCGGCTCGGCGGTTGCCGATGCGGCGGCACTTGCATCCGTGCTCATCCCGCTGATGCGCAATGCCGGCTACGATATCAATCGCTCCTGCGGGCTGATCTCCTGCGGCGGCATCATCGCACCGGTGCTTCCGCCTTCGGTCGGCATGATCATCTTTGGTGTCGCTGGCGGCGTATCCATCACCAAACTCTTTCTGGCCGGCATCGTGCCCGGAATCCTGATGGGCCTTGCCATCATGCTGGCCTGGCGCTGGAGCATCGGGCGCGATAATCCCGGTGTCGAACCCAGACGGAACCTTGCCGAGCGGCTGAGCGAGACACGCAAGGCGCTGTGGGCGCTCGTCATGCCCGTCGTCGTCATCGGCGGACTGAAGATCGGCGCCTTTACGCCGACCGAAGCGGCGGTGATAGCGGCGGTCTATTCCCTGTTTGTCGGCGTCTTTGTCTATCGTGAAATCAAGCTTTCCGACCTGTTCGGGCTGATGTATCGCGCGGCCGAAACCACCGCCGTCGTCATGTTCCTCGTCGCCGCTGCCGGCGTTTCCGCCTGGCTCATCACGACCGCGAACATCCCGCAGCAATTGGCCGACATGGTCCAGCCGTTCATGGATAACAAGATTATCCTGATGGCGATCCTCATGGTGATCGTCCTCATCGTCGGCACGGCGATGGACTTCACACCGACGGTTCTGATCTTGACCCCGGTGCTGATGCCAATCGTCAAGCAGGCAGGAATAGACCCGGTCTATTTCGGCGTATTGTTCATCATGAACAACGCAATCGGATTGGTAACACCGCCGGTCGGCACCGTGCTCAATGTCGTCTGCGGGGTGGCACGCGTTCCGATGACCGGTGTCATCAAGGGTGTGGTGCCCTTCATGGTCGCTCAGATCGCGGTCCTTGTGTTGCTCGTGATCTTCCCCCAGATCGTCCTGTGGCCGTTGGCGATGATGTCGAGGTGA
- a CDS encoding GntR family transcriptional regulator — translation MTGEDKNGTKDEDGNPQEKKRRNSVNLTELAYERIEHLIITCELKPGRFLSIQDLQRETGLSRTPVHQAVSRLAADTLVIIQPRHGLQIAPIDLARERMLLRLRRDLERFVVSLAAEHSTSTHRSQMLHITRILKDQRDTMAIGDFNIFDRRIDRLILLAAGEPFLEHTLRPLHTLFRRIGLIHHRNIGGAESLAGSIQSHIGILEAIAKRNVALAVEASDQLIDYVDRMFDALERDIDPSILDSSLESLISL, via the coding sequence ATGACCGGTGAAGACAAGAACGGGACGAAAGATGAGGACGGCAATCCGCAGGAGAAAAAGAGACGCAACAGCGTCAACCTGACGGAACTTGCCTATGAGCGCATCGAGCACCTGATCATTACCTGTGAGCTCAAGCCGGGCCGCTTTCTTTCCATTCAGGATTTGCAGAGAGAGACCGGATTGAGCCGCACACCCGTGCATCAGGCGGTCAGCCGGCTGGCCGCCGATACGCTCGTGATCATTCAACCCCGTCATGGTCTGCAGATCGCGCCCATCGACCTTGCCCGCGAGCGAATGCTTCTGCGCTTGCGGCGCGACCTCGAGCGTTTCGTCGTGTCGCTGGCCGCCGAGCACTCCACGTCCACGCACCGTTCGCAGATGCTGCACATCACCCGCATTCTGAAAGACCAGCGTGACACCATGGCGATCGGCGATTTCAATATTTTCGACCGCCGCATCGACAGGCTGATCCTGCTGGCGGCGGGAGAGCCCTTCCTCGAGCATACGCTGCGGCCGCTCCACACCCTGTTCCGACGTATCGGCCTTATCCACCACCGCAATATAGGCGGCGCGGAAAGCCTTGCCGGAAGCATCCAGAGCCATATCGGCATACTCGAGGCAATCGCCAAGCGGAATGTCGCCCTCGCCGTCGAGGCGTCCGACCAGCTGATCGACTATGTCGATCGGATGTTCGATGCCCTGGAGAGGGACATCGACCCGTCCATCCTCGATTCCAGCCTGGAATCGCTGATCTCGCTGTGA
- a CDS encoding SDR family NAD(P)-dependent oxidoreductase — MNSVSTMSLSGKVALVTGGNGGIGLSMAVGLAKAGARVVIAGRNLRKGEDAVRLLDATGGSGRFLELDISDDNANIQAIGDLVQAEGRLDILVNNAGINVRRAPEIFDLSDWNRIIQTNLTAAFVCSKAAYPAMKAAGEGKIINIGSMTSIFGASFAPAYGASKGGIVQLTRSLAVAWAPDNIQVNAVLPGWIDTDLGASARQEVEGLNQKVLSRTPAGRWGRGEDFEGIAAFLAGPGSGFITGAAIPVDGGYSISG; from the coding sequence ATGAATTCTGTATCAACCATGTCCCTCTCGGGAAAAGTAGCCCTCGTTACCGGCGGCAATGGCGGTATCGGGCTGTCAATGGCCGTTGGTCTGGCAAAGGCCGGGGCAAGGGTGGTGATTGCCGGGCGCAACCTGCGCAAGGGCGAGGATGCCGTCCGGCTTCTTGACGCAACAGGAGGTTCAGGCCGGTTTCTGGAACTGGATATCAGTGATGACAACGCCAACATACAGGCCATCGGAGATCTGGTGCAGGCGGAAGGCCGGCTCGACATCCTCGTCAACAATGCCGGCATCAATGTCCGCCGCGCGCCGGAAATCTTTGATCTCTCCGACTGGAACCGCATCATTCAAACCAATCTGACTGCGGCATTCGTCTGCTCAAAGGCGGCTTACCCGGCGATGAAGGCAGCCGGTGAGGGTAAGATCATCAATATCGGCTCCATGACATCCATATTCGGCGCTTCTTTCGCACCCGCCTATGGGGCGAGCAAAGGCGGTATCGTCCAGCTGACCCGGTCGCTCGCCGTTGCCTGGGCGCCGGACAACATTCAGGTCAACGCCGTTCTGCCGGGATGGATCGACACGGATCTGGGCGCTTCGGCCAGGCAGGAGGTGGAGGGGCTGAACCAGAAAGTACTTTCCCGCACGCCTGCCGGGCGCTGGGGGCGCGGGGAGGATTTCGAGGGCATTGCCGCCTTTCTTGCCGGTCCCGGCTCCGGTTTCATCACCGGTGCCGCCATCCCCGTCGATGGCGGATATTCAATATCCGGCTAA
- a CDS encoding TRAP transporter small permease — protein MRAFLDAGVGGFYRAIEIILVLCMATMLVMVFGNVVLRLFFNTGIDISEELPRFAFVWMTFLGGIIGLHRRSHLGVDIVVQTLPVLGRKLCWAISQVVMLICAAFIFYGTWLQHDILKITESPVAEISMLWVYGVSYVTGAAIALICLSNLVRLVMGDIADDELIDVHEEGLDEGLQAARATDEQKGR, from the coding sequence ATGCGCGCATTTCTGGATGCAGGCGTCGGCGGTTTTTACCGCGCGATTGAGATCATCCTTGTACTCTGCATGGCCACGATGCTTGTGATGGTCTTCGGCAATGTCGTTCTGCGTCTGTTTTTTAACACCGGGATCGACATTTCGGAGGAGCTTCCACGATTTGCCTTCGTGTGGATGACCTTCCTCGGGGGGATCATCGGCCTGCACAGACGCAGCCATCTGGGTGTCGATATCGTCGTGCAGACGTTGCCGGTCCTTGGACGAAAGCTGTGCTGGGCAATCAGCCAGGTGGTGATGCTCATCTGCGCCGCCTTCATCTTTTACGGCACCTGGCTTCAGCACGACATCCTGAAAATCACGGAATCTCCGGTCGCGGAGATTAGCATGTTGTGGGTCTATGGCGTCAGCTATGTCACCGGCGCGGCGATCGCCCTGATCTGCCTGTCGAACCTCGTGCGGCTGGTCATGGGAGACATTGCCGATGACGAACTGATCGACGTGCATGAGGAGGGCCTCGATGAGGGGCTTCAGGCGGCACGCGCGACCGACGAGCAGAAGGGGCGCTGA